Proteins encoded in a region of the Rhodococcus sp. SBT000017 genome:
- a CDS encoding universal stress protein — MTADLILIAYDGSDNAKRAIDYAGRFLTTSRAIVVTAWEPMVRQAARMSGLSGVMQPEWVPDDEAEDVALTDAKVTNSEGVALAEAAGLKVEGQCTECTTAIWSAIVEKADEMNVDIIVTGTRGTTGLRALLQSSVAEHVLRHSHRPVLIVPPGK; from the coding sequence ATGACCGCAGACCTCATACTCATTGCCTACGACGGCTCCGACAATGCCAAGCGTGCGATCGACTACGCAGGCCGATTTCTCACCACCTCGCGCGCGATCGTCGTCACCGCGTGGGAGCCGATGGTGCGTCAGGCCGCTCGAATGTCCGGACTCTCCGGCGTCATGCAACCCGAATGGGTTCCCGACGACGAGGCCGAGGACGTTGCGCTCACCGACGCGAAAGTGACCAACAGCGAGGGCGTCGCGCTGGCCGAGGCCGCAGGCCTGAAGGTGGAGGGCCAGTGCACCGAATGCACCACCGCCATCTGGAGCGCGATCGTGGAGAAGGCCGACGAGATGAACGTCGACATCATCGTCACCGGCACCAGAGGCACCACCGGTCTTCGTGCGCTGCTCCAGAGTTCGGTGGCCGAGCATGTACTGCGGCACAGCCATCGGCCCGTCCTGATCGTTCCGCCCGGCAAGTAA
- a CDS encoding MaoC/PaaZ C-terminal domain-containing protein, which translates to MSTVTLTAQPKTSDIYTSAALGALPFFGSRSSSVPSTVYELEGLRVDPDNLAGYCRATGLRFGDQLPVTYPFTLVFPTVMKLMVSKGFPFAAIGSVHAENVIEQFRGISSSEPLDVRVHAENLREHRKGLLVDLISEVKVGRELVWKQTSSFLSLQKTSLSGGPREAPPADEVPPPPTRTLRVDQRIISRYAAISGDRNPIHVSSLGAKAFGFPKTIAHGMWSAAAVLQTVEGRIPEAVNYSIRFGKPIVLPATVNAYAEAVGTGWDLSLKNPKKGYPHLTGTLR; encoded by the coding sequence ATGAGCACCGTCACGCTCACCGCGCAGCCGAAGACGTCCGACATCTACACTTCGGCGGCGCTCGGCGCGCTGCCGTTCTTCGGATCCAGGTCTTCTTCGGTTCCCAGCACGGTGTACGAGCTCGAGGGTCTGCGAGTGGACCCCGACAACCTTGCCGGGTACTGCCGCGCGACGGGGCTGCGATTCGGCGATCAGCTCCCGGTGACCTACCCCTTCACCCTCGTCTTCCCGACGGTGATGAAACTGATGGTGTCCAAGGGCTTTCCGTTCGCCGCCATCGGTTCGGTACACGCCGAGAACGTCATCGAGCAGTTCCGTGGCATCTCGTCCTCCGAGCCGCTGGACGTGCGAGTGCACGCGGAGAACCTGCGCGAGCACCGCAAGGGCTTGCTCGTCGACCTGATCAGTGAGGTCAAGGTAGGACGCGAACTGGTCTGGAAGCAGACTTCGAGCTTCCTGAGCCTGCAGAAGACGTCACTGTCCGGTGGACCCCGCGAGGCACCGCCCGCCGACGAGGTTCCGCCGCCCCCGACCCGCACCCTGCGCGTCGACCAGCGGATCATCAGCCGGTACGCGGCAATCTCCGGAGACCGCAACCCGATTCACGTATCCTCGCTGGGCGCAAAGGCATTCGGGTTCCCGAAGACCATCGCGCACGGCATGTGGAGCGCGGCAGCCGTCCTGCAGACCGTCGAGGGTCGAATCCCGGAAGCTGTGAACTACAGCATCCGCTTCGGCAAGCCGATCGTCCTGCCCGCGACGGTGAACGCCTACGCCGAGGCCGTCGGCACCGGCTGGGACCTGTCGCTGAAGAACCCGAAGAAGGGCTACCCGCATCTGACGGGAACCCTGCGGTAA
- a CDS encoding glycoside hydrolase family 3 N-terminal domain-containing protein, which translates to MRLRFSVRSAAVMTVGVGLLVSCSTESAQVASTQSAAPASTTTPVDTTVPQPVPPVDGCVAFVDGLSERQRLAQLLTVGVTGTADAVQIMSTEQVGGIFVGSWTDESMLGNREVPQVFDASVVAPMVTIDEEGGRVSRVADLLGVAPSARELAQTVSVDEAYSMALTRGQGLKDLGVTVDFAPVVDVSSQPADSVIGDRSFSDDPQVVIEYAGAYARGLEDAGVKPVIKHFPGHGSGSGDSHTGAVTTPSLDELKTKDLLPFAALNNSGVGVMVGHLDVPGLTEPGVPASISPATMALLRDGVGYGAAPFDGPIFTDDLSGMAAITARLGIVDAVEAALVAGADVALWLTTDQVPAVLDNLEDAVATGRLPAAQVDEAAATVARFKGACGA; encoded by the coding sequence ATGCGACTTCGGTTTTCGGTTCGGTCCGCTGCGGTGATGACGGTCGGTGTCGGCCTCTTGGTTTCGTGCTCCACCGAGTCTGCGCAGGTCGCATCCACACAGTCGGCGGCCCCTGCGTCGACGACCACCCCCGTCGACACGACGGTGCCGCAACCGGTGCCGCCCGTCGACGGCTGCGTTGCGTTCGTCGATGGATTGTCGGAGCGGCAGCGGCTCGCTCAGTTGCTCACCGTCGGAGTCACCGGAACTGCGGATGCGGTGCAGATCATGTCCACCGAGCAGGTCGGCGGCATCTTCGTCGGCAGTTGGACCGACGAGTCGATGCTCGGCAATCGGGAAGTACCGCAGGTGTTCGACGCCTCCGTGGTGGCTCCGATGGTGACGATCGACGAAGAGGGCGGGCGGGTTTCGCGGGTCGCGGATCTGTTGGGAGTTGCCCCGTCGGCGCGGGAGTTGGCGCAGACGGTGTCGGTGGACGAGGCGTATTCGATGGCGTTGACGCGTGGTCAGGGGTTGAAGGATCTCGGCGTCACCGTCGACTTCGCTCCGGTGGTCGACGTGAGCAGTCAGCCTGCTGATTCCGTCATCGGAGACAGGTCGTTCTCCGACGATCCGCAGGTCGTGATCGAGTACGCGGGGGCGTACGCGCGGGGTCTGGAAGACGCGGGTGTCAAGCCCGTCATCAAGCACTTCCCCGGGCACGGTTCGGGTTCGGGCGACTCGCACACCGGCGCGGTGACGACCCCGTCGCTCGACGAGTTGAAGACCAAGGATCTGTTGCCGTTCGCGGCGCTGAACAACTCCGGCGTCGGCGTCATGGTCGGGCACCTCGATGTGCCCGGACTGACCGAGCCGGGTGTGCCGGCGAGCATCAGCCCGGCGACGATGGCGTTGTTGCGCGATGGCGTCGGATACGGTGCCGCGCCGTTCGACGGCCCGATCTTCACCGACGACCTCAGTGGCATGGCGGCGATCACGGCGCGACTCGGAATCGTCGACGCGGTCGAGGCGGCGTTGGTCGCGGGAGCCGATGTGGCGCTGTGGCTCACCACCGATCAGGTGCCCGCGGTGTTGGACAATCTCGAAGACGCGGTGGCGACGGGACGCCTGCCGGCGGCTCAGGTGGACGAGGCCGCAGCGACGGTTGCTCGGTTCAAGGGGGCGTGCGGGGCCTGA
- a CDS encoding 3-oxoacyl-ACP reductase: MAASKGAPDLYSTFLASAPGAFIAKQAGLPQPEKLRRYKAGEPPLAGPVLIGGSGRLVEPLRELLSDYPQSQPHDDKHGGLVFDATGIGNVAELEQLFKFFQPVIRNLAPSARVVVIGTTPEETSSVDEHIAQRALEGFTRSVGKEVKRGATAQLVYISPKASTGLSGLESTLRFLLSAKSAFVDGQVIAVGDADSQAPASWDKPLAGKVAVVTGAARGIGATIAEVLARDGATVIAADIPAAGEALSQTANKVGGTSLALDVTSPDAGEVLSKHLLERHGGADIIVHNAGITRDKTLANMDDARWNSVIGVNLAAPQRITDELVASGALKDGGRVIDVSSIAGIAGNRGQTNYGTSKAGVIGLVHASAPVLAKKNITINAVAPGFIETAMTAAIPFATREAGRRMSSLLQGGETVDVAELVSYFASPASNAVTGQVVRVCGQSLLGA, from the coding sequence GTGGCAGCCTCCAAGGGAGCCCCAGATCTCTACTCAACGTTCCTCGCGTCCGCGCCGGGAGCCTTCATCGCCAAGCAGGCCGGCCTGCCGCAGCCCGAGAAGCTGCGCCGCTACAAGGCAGGCGAGCCGCCGCTGGCCGGGCCGGTCCTGATCGGCGGCAGTGGCCGCCTCGTCGAGCCGCTGCGTGAGCTGCTCTCGGATTACCCGCAGTCGCAGCCGCACGACGACAAGCACGGCGGACTGGTGTTCGACGCCACCGGCATCGGCAACGTCGCCGAGCTCGAGCAGCTCTTCAAATTCTTCCAGCCGGTCATCCGCAACCTGGCACCGTCCGCTCGCGTCGTCGTTATCGGCACCACGCCCGAAGAGACCTCGAGCGTCGACGAGCACATCGCTCAGCGCGCCCTCGAAGGCTTCACGCGCAGCGTCGGCAAAGAGGTCAAGCGCGGAGCCACCGCGCAGCTCGTCTACATCTCCCCCAAGGCGTCGACCGGCCTGTCCGGCCTCGAATCCACCCTCCGCTTCCTGCTCTCGGCCAAGTCCGCATTCGTCGACGGCCAGGTCATCGCCGTCGGTGACGCAGACTCACAGGCCCCGGCCTCGTGGGACAAGCCGCTCGCAGGCAAGGTCGCCGTCGTCACCGGAGCCGCCCGCGGTATCGGTGCCACCATCGCCGAGGTCCTCGCGCGCGACGGAGCCACCGTCATCGCAGCCGACATTCCCGCTGCCGGAGAAGCACTCTCGCAGACCGCCAACAAGGTCGGCGGCACCTCGCTCGCACTCGACGTCACCTCACCCGACGCCGGAGAGGTCCTCTCGAAGCACCTCCTCGAGCGTCACGGCGGCGCAGACATCATCGTGCACAACGCAGGCATCACCCGCGACAAGACCCTCGCCAACATGGACGACGCCCGCTGGAACTCGGTCATCGGCGTCAATCTAGCTGCCCCGCAGCGCATCACCGACGAGCTCGTCGCATCCGGCGCGCTCAAGGACGGCGGCCGCGTCATCGACGTCTCCTCCATCGCGGGTATCGCGGGCAACCGCGGCCAGACCAACTACGGCACGTCCAAGGCCGGCGTCATCGGCCTGGTGCACGCGTCCGCACCGGTGCTGGCGAAGAAGAACATCACCATCAACGCCGTCGCTCCCGGCTTCATCGAGACCGCGATGACGGCCGCGATTCCGTTCGCCACCCGCGAGGCCGGACGACGCATGAGCTCGCTGCTGCAGGGCGGCGAGACCGTCGACGTCGCAGAGTTGGTCTCGTACTTCGCTTCTCCCGCATCCAACGCCGTCACCGGGCAGGTCGTGCGCGTGTGCGGCCAGAGCCTGCTCGGCGCATGA
- a CDS encoding TetR/AcrR family transcriptional regulator: MAGGTKRLPRAVREQQMLDAAVDVFSDNGFHETSMDSIAKKAAISKPMLYLYYGSKDELFAACIHREGVKFVEALTPAADPTLTPREQLRKALIGFLGFVGENRKSWMVLYRQAIGQQAFASQVQSSRDRLIELTAGLLAMSTRDPEHSQNFGLMAVALVGAGEAVADRVAGGEIEVDAAADLLENLAWRGLAGKKTATT; encoded by the coding sequence ATGGCTGGCGGCACCAAAAGATTGCCCCGCGCCGTCCGCGAGCAGCAGATGCTCGACGCGGCGGTGGATGTGTTCTCCGACAACGGGTTTCATGAGACGTCGATGGATTCGATCGCCAAGAAGGCGGCCATCTCCAAGCCGATGCTCTACCTGTACTACGGGTCGAAGGACGAGTTGTTCGCCGCGTGCATCCACCGCGAGGGCGTCAAGTTCGTCGAGGCCCTGACTCCCGCTGCAGATCCGACGCTGACGCCGCGCGAGCAGTTGCGCAAGGCTCTGATCGGATTCCTCGGATTCGTCGGCGAGAACCGGAAGTCGTGGATGGTGCTCTACCGCCAGGCCATCGGTCAGCAGGCGTTCGCCTCACAGGTGCAGAGCAGCCGAGATCGTCTGATCGAGCTGACGGCCGGTCTGCTCGCGATGAGCACGAGAGATCCGGAACATTCACAGAATTTCGGGCTGATGGCCGTCGCACTGGTCGGGGCGGGCGAGGCTGTGGCCGACAGAGTGGCAGGCGGCGAAATCGAGGTCGACGCGGCCGCGGACCTGCTGGAGAATCTGGCGTGGCGCGGCCTGGCCGGAAAGAAAACCGCCACCACCTGA
- a CDS encoding DUF2613 domain-containing protein: MKFAVPGVIAAVVGAVLGAGVVFGVTAAAADNSRPDIDRSGNADSSLLNQVEYGSR, encoded by the coding sequence ATGAAGTTTGCTGTCCCGGGTGTCATTGCCGCCGTCGTCGGAGCCGTACTGGGTGCGGGCGTCGTCTTCGGAGTCACCGCAGCTGCAGCCGACAACTCTCGTCCGGATATCGATCGCTCCGGAAACGCCGACTCGTCCTTGCTGAACCAGGTTGAGTACGGCAGCCGCTGA